A window of the Janthinobacterium agaricidamnosum NBRC 102515 = DSM 9628 genome harbors these coding sequences:
- a CDS encoding ABC transporter ATP-binding protein → MLRMQNLSKVYRTHLIETHALRGFEIHVRQGEFVTVTGPSGSGKTSFLNIAGLLEEFTSGDYILDGINVKGMNDSARSRLRNEKLGFIFQGFNLIPDLSLFDNVDVPLRYRGFNRAERKERIEDALAKVGLASRMKHYPAELSGGQQQRVAIARALAGSPKLLLADEPTGNLDTQMARGVMELLEQINAQGTTILMVTHDPELALRSQRNVHIIDGQVSDLVRKGPSLVDRAAAGHAA, encoded by the coding sequence ATGCTGCGCATGCAAAACCTCAGTAAAGTCTACCGCACCCATCTGATCGAAACCCACGCGCTGCGCGGCTTCGAAATCCACGTCAGGCAAGGCGAATTCGTCACCGTCACCGGGCCGTCCGGCTCCGGCAAGACCAGCTTCCTGAACATCGCCGGCCTGCTCGAGGAATTTACCAGCGGCGACTACATCCTCGACGGCATCAACGTCAAGGGCATGAACGACAGCGCCCGCTCGCGCCTGCGCAATGAAAAGCTGGGCTTCATCTTCCAGGGTTTCAACCTGATCCCCGACCTGTCGCTGTTCGACAATGTCGACGTGCCGCTGCGCTACCGCGGCTTCAATCGGGCCGAGCGCAAGGAGCGCATCGAGGATGCGCTGGCCAAGGTCGGCCTGGCGTCGCGCATGAAGCATTATCCGGCCGAACTGTCGGGCGGCCAGCAGCAGCGCGTGGCGATCGCGCGCGCGCTGGCCGGTTCGCCGAAACTGTTGCTGGCCGATGAACCGACCGGTAACCTGGACACGCAAATGGCGCGCGGCGTGATGGAGCTGCTGGAACAGATCAACGCCCAGGGCACCACCATCCTGATGGTGACGCATGATCCGGAACTGGCGCTGCGCAGCCAGCGCAATGTCCACATCATCGACGGCCAGGTGTCGGACCTGGTACGCAAGGGACCGTCGCTGGTGGACCGCGCAGCGGCCGGCCACGCGGCATGA
- a CDS encoding ABC transporter permease, which yields MEIRPILSALMRSKTGAVLVAVQVALSLAILANALHIVNLRQAIAARPSGVVAERDIFYVNINRASELNHPQQMAEQKRMAALLRALPGVMSVAQTSQAPLSLYGSSFGIAAERKQINTTANASPYVSPDSLVQTFGLQLVEGRDFTPDEIIDIDAKVEDTHPKVVIVTRATAEKLWPGSASALGRTLYLGTGADATEMRVIGVVERLQTQIGQLGTKGELSMLFPARVTGDKDLLFALRAEPGQRDRLMKEAEQAMRASSADPLLIRTISMEQHRETRYRREHGLSWMLIAVSALLLMVTASGIVGIASLWVTQRRKQIGVRRALGARRIDILRYFLTENIMITSLGVAGGVLLGFGLNQLLVSQLEMTRLPPLYLAGGAVLFWLLGIVAVYGPAWRAASISPATATRGT from the coding sequence ATGGAAATCCGCCCCATCCTGTCTGCGCTGATGCGCAGTAAAACCGGCGCCGTGCTGGTCGCCGTGCAAGTCGCGCTGAGCCTGGCGATCCTGGCCAACGCGCTGCATATCGTCAACCTGCGCCAGGCCATCGCCGCGCGTCCCAGCGGCGTGGTAGCCGAACGCGACATCTTTTATGTCAACATCAACCGCGCCTCCGAGCTGAATCACCCTCAGCAAATGGCCGAGCAAAAACGCATGGCGGCGCTGCTGCGCGCGCTGCCGGGCGTGATGTCGGTGGCCCAGACCAGCCAGGCGCCGCTGTCGCTCTACGGCAGCTCGTTCGGGATTGCGGCCGAACGCAAGCAAATCAATACCACCGCCAACGCATCGCCCTATGTTTCACCCGATTCGCTGGTCCAGACTTTCGGCCTGCAACTGGTCGAAGGGCGCGACTTCACTCCGGACGAAATCATCGACATCGATGCAAAGGTCGAGGATACCCATCCGAAGGTGGTGATCGTGACGCGCGCCACGGCAGAAAAACTGTGGCCCGGCAGCGCCAGCGCGCTCGGCAGGACGCTGTACCTCGGCACTGGCGCCGATGCCACGGAAATGCGCGTGATCGGCGTGGTCGAACGGCTGCAGACCCAGATCGGCCAGCTTGGAACAAAGGGCGAGCTGTCGATGCTGTTTCCGGCCCGCGTGACGGGCGACAAGGACCTGCTGTTCGCGCTGCGCGCCGAACCGGGCCAGCGCGACCGCCTGATGAAGGAGGCGGAACAGGCGATGCGCGCGTCCAGCGCGGACCCGCTGCTGATCCGCACCATCAGCATGGAACAGCACCGCGAAACGCGCTACCGCAGGGAACACGGATTATCGTGGATGCTGATCGCGGTCAGCGCGCTGCTGCTGATGGTGACCGCCAGCGGCATCGTCGGCATCGCCAGCCTGTGGGTCACGCAGCGCCGCAAGCAGATCGGCGTGCGGCGCGCGCTGGGCGCGCGCCGCATCGACATCCTGCGCTACTTCCTGACCGAAAACATCATGATCACCTCGCTCGGCGTGGCTGGCGGCGTGCTGCTCGGCTTCGGGCTGAACCAGTTGCTGGTCAGCCAGCTGGAAATGACCCGCCTGCCGCCGCTGTATCTGGCCGGCGGCGCCGTCCTGTTCTGGCTGCTCGGCATCGTCGCCGTGTATGGCCCGGCGTGGCGCGCGGCCAGTATTTCGCCGGCCACCGCCACCCGCGGCACCTGA
- a CDS encoding ABC transporter permease, which yields MFQYYFVRGLLSLRRSPALTALMILTLAVGVAASISTLTILHMMSADPLPHKSDRMFVPVIDTGPLKGYAPGEPIGITQSQTSYRDIGNFLNSKIGVRRTAMYGVAGPVEPQRKDIGVFRVQGLAPTRDFFAMFETPFLYGQPWSEADDASGADIIVLTRRLAEKLYGAGNPVGQRMTLMGQQFQVGGVLDRWDPVPRVHHLIGSKGAFGAEDDFFIPLSSAIRHQASQDGGVSCASEHSPGFQGVLDSECTWLQFWFEMAGSGERGDLQNYLDNYAAEQRKLGRMQRNAPNQLFNVNEWMRLQNVVDNDNRLAAWLAFGFLLLCLVNTIGLLLAKFSTRAAEVGIRRALGASKPEIFRQFLVETTVIGLAGGLLGLLLAYAALALISLQSEDLGVVAHMDGQMLLLTFGVSVLAALLAGLLPTWRACQVTPAMQLKSQ from the coding sequence ATGTTCCAATACTATTTCGTGCGCGGCTTGCTGAGCCTGCGCCGCAGCCCGGCGCTGACCGCGCTGATGATACTGACGCTGGCGGTCGGCGTGGCGGCCAGCATTTCCACGCTGACCATCCTGCACATGATGTCGGCCGATCCGCTGCCGCACAAGAGCGACCGCATGTTCGTGCCGGTGATCGATACCGGCCCGCTGAAAGGCTATGCCCCGGGTGAACCTATCGGCATCACGCAAAGCCAGACCAGCTACCGCGACATCGGCAATTTCCTGAACAGCAAAATCGGCGTGCGGCGCACCGCGATGTATGGCGTGGCCGGTCCGGTCGAACCGCAGCGCAAGGATATCGGCGTATTCCGGGTCCAGGGCCTGGCGCCGACGCGCGACTTTTTCGCCATGTTCGAAACCCCGTTCCTGTACGGCCAGCCATGGAGCGAAGCCGATGACGCCAGCGGCGCCGACATCATCGTGCTGACCCGCAGGCTGGCCGAAAAGCTGTACGGCGCCGGCAACCCGGTCGGCCAGCGCATGACGCTGATGGGCCAGCAATTCCAGGTCGGCGGCGTGCTCGATCGCTGGGACCCGGTGCCGCGCGTGCATCACCTTATCGGCAGCAAGGGCGCGTTCGGCGCGGAAGACGATTTCTTCATTCCGCTGTCGAGCGCGATTCGTCACCAGGCCAGCCAGGACGGCGGCGTCAGTTGCGCCAGCGAACATAGTCCGGGTTTCCAGGGCGTGCTCGACTCCGAATGCACCTGGCTGCAGTTCTGGTTCGAAATGGCCGGCAGCGGCGAACGCGGCGACTTGCAAAATTACCTGGACAACTATGCCGCCGAACAGCGCAAGCTGGGCCGCATGCAGCGCAATGCGCCCAACCAGTTGTTCAATGTGAACGAATGGATGCGACTGCAGAACGTGGTCGACAACGATAACCGGCTGGCGGCCTGGCTGGCGTTCGGCTTCTTGCTGCTATGCCTGGTCAACACCATCGGCCTGCTGCTGGCGAAGTTTTCGACGCGCGCCGCCGAAGTCGGCATCCGCCGCGCGCTGGGTGCGTCGAAGCCGGAAATCTTCCGCCAATTCCTGGTCGAAACCACCGTCATCGGCCTGGCCGGCGGCTTGCTCGGACTGCTGCTGGCATATGCCGCGCTGGCGCTGATTTCGCTGCAATCGGAAGACCTTGGCGTAGTGGCGCACATGGATGGACAAATGCTGTTGCTGACCTTCGGGGTATCGGTGCTGGCGGCGCTGCTGGCCGGCCTGTTGCCGACCTGGCGCGCGTGCCAGGTCACGCCGGCCATGCAACTCAAATCCCAATAA